In Desulfurococcaceae archaeon MEX13E-LK6-19, the genomic window CAATTACTCTTGCATTATTCCTAGATACGAAAAATAACACTGTATACTTCAGAATAAATAATAAAGTGATAAAGGACAATACTACCACATTATTTGAGCCCCAAAAATTCCGTATAATAGTTAAAAATATTGACAGATTTAAACAACCCCCAGTAATTGCAACAAATATACTCATTGTCATGCAATCGGACGATATTAATGACACTGTAATATATAACTATACATCAACTTCATTAGCAAGTTTCCTACGTAAGCAATCAATAATATTAATTTTAGAAAAACCTACTGAAACACCAACAACGCAAACAACAAGTCTAACAAAAACAACCATCACAACGACCACTACAATAACGAATGCTACATATACTACATCTTCAACAACATCTCTAGTAAAAACAAATACAACCACCAGTGTCGGAGAGCAAATAATCGAGAAAACAACAATTATAGCAATTATACTCATTATAGTAGCCGTCTCAATATTCATATACTATCTAGCAAGACGGTCCCACGGTCCGTGAATAAGTCATCCCTAATGGGTCTTTTAGAGAGGCCTCGGTCATCCCGTTTTACATTACTCTAAAACTAGTCTTAAATATCCTTTCTCGCCAACCGTTATAGGGATAATATTACTTACTATATCATCATCAAAAATCTCTATTTCACCATTAGATACCAGCTGCTCATAGTATTCCTGGGGAAGAACATTCTTTATTTCTTCAAGACTCTTGGAACCAACAACTCTACATATAGAAAACATACTAATATGATGTCTGCTAAAGACTTGCTGTTCTTCTTTGATTTTACAATAATATATTTTTACAATACCGCTATCTGGCAACTTTCTTCACTTTCTTACTAATTTTCTTTTCAGCAAGCCCCTTAATTAAGGCAATAGCATAAATAATCGATTCAGGTCTTACAGGACATCCCGGCACATAATATACTCCATCAACTTCTATTCTAAGATTATCAAGTATTTTCAAGAGTTCGGGGACGCCTCCTATTGTTGAATAAGTATCATGCCAAATGCCTCCCCCTACTGCACAAGACCCTAAAGCAAGTATTATTCTCGGTCTTGGCGTTGCCTCAATAACCTTGATCACCTTAGGCAAAGACTCCTGAGTTATCGGGCCTGTTAACAACAAGACATCGGCATGACGAGGGCTTGTAACCAGTTTCACACCGAATCGCTCAGCATCAAAGTATGGTGTTAGTACATCAAGTATCTCAATATCACAAGCATTACAACTACCAGTATTAAGATGGAACACCCATATGCTTTTCTTAAGATACTTACTGTTGCTCACGGTAACCAAACCTCCCTTCTATTGCTTTTATGAACTTTTCCTTCCTACAATACGGGTCAAGATCAATATATTCCTCTGCATAACGCGTTTTCTCGAGAACAAAATCCTTCATAGCAATTGTTGTAACAGGTTTGCCACATACTCTACATTTAACAACTTCATGAACAACCATTTCATGTAGATCATCAATATTATTAGTTGCAAGCTCAAACTCTAGCGTCCCCCTAATGGCACCGGTAGGACACACATCAATACAGCGCCAACAGTAAATACATCTTCCTATAAAGTACTTGAGCACTTTTGTGTCATTATCTTGCTCCATAGTTAATGCATTAGGTGGACACACGTTAACACATGCACCACAACCTATACACTTATTCTCATCTATCTCTATTTTACCTCTGAATTCCTCAGAAATCAATGGAGGTTCAAATGGGTATTTACGAGTTACCCTACCTGCTTCACTTGCTATAATAAGTGCTTTTAGAGGACCCAATTTCTTAACTAGAGTCTTGAACAACCCATTCCACCCCATTGACTAGGTAAATGTAAAACCTCTCTCCTACCATCACTTTTTACAACAACTATCCTATCTGTACACGAGAAACAAGGATCAATACTGGCAATAGTTAAGGGAGCATCAGCAAGCATTACACCATTAAGCATAACTTTTAGAGCAGGGATGTTCTGATAGGTTGGTGCACGTACTCTCCATCTATAGGGTTTGCCATAACCGGTTATAACGAAATGTACATCTTCACCACGCGGCGCCTCAACAAGCGATACCGCCATCCTATTCTCAGGGATATCTATTTCTTCAGCCATAATAGGGCCTTTGGGGAGTTGCTCAATAAGTTGTCTAATAATCTTTATACTCTCGAAAACTTCATCCACTCTAACAAGAGTTCTAGCTAAATTATCACCCTCATCATATACAGGTACATTGAAGTCGGCGTACTTATAAGCGGCATATGGTAGATCTCTCCTGTTATCTCTATCAAGTCCTGAACCACGCGCTGTAGGTCCAACGACAGATAGTTTTCTTGCATCCTCCTTAGGCAGAATTCCTGTTTCTTTTAGTCTGAATTTTATCTCTGGAACAGAAATCATTGTATCTACAAGTCTTGCAAATTCCTTCTCAATTATAGACAAAACTTCAAGGGTCTTAGGGATCTTATCTTCATTAATATCCTTTCTAACACCACCAATAAGATTTATTCCATAGGTCTTCCTGCTACCTGTCAACAATTCAGC contains:
- a CDS encoding NADH:ubiquinone oxidoreductase gives rise to the protein MSNSKYLKKSIWVFHLNTGSCNACDIEILDVLTPYFDAERFGVKLVTSPRHADVLLLTGPITQESLPKVIKVIEATPRPRIILALGSCAVGGGIWHDTYSTIGGVPELLKILDNLRIEVDGVYYVPGCPVRPESIIYAIALIKGLAEKKISKKVKKVAR
- a CDS encoding 4Fe-4S binding protein produces the protein MGWNGLFKTLVKKLGPLKALIIASEAGRVTRKYPFEPPLISEEFRGKIEIDENKCIGCGACVNVCPPNALTMEQDNDTKVLKYFIGRCIYCWRCIDVCPTGAIRGTLEFELATNNIDDLHEMVVHEVVKCRVCGKPVTTIAMKDFVLEKTRYAEEYIDLDPYCRKEKFIKAIEGRFGYREQQ